The window AGTAGTGAGGTGCCATGAAGCAGAGGAGAAGAATGCTGAGAACACTGATGGACCAACTTTACCTGTTTTTGTTGTAGTTGCTACTAAGTTTAAAGAAATGCCTCAACAGGTAATTATGTTTCAGaatgaaattattaaacttgtaaaaaaaaatcgaactTGTAGGTAGAAATATATactttactactactactataatcttcaaaaataattttggacaCATTATGTTGCAATTATTTACCCattattcatttcattaaaTTTGTAGGTAGTTTAAAAAATAGGTACTTTCTCTACCCTAATATCTTTCTCAACAGATCACAgatattactacaaaaatataaattcaaataacttGACAAACTGTTTCTTGTATATTGCAGATATTAGAAGTGTGTATGGCTGGTGACAAAATGGTGAGACTCCAGACTCCTGAGGAGGTGAAGAGCTATGTGAAGTCAGCTCAAGACACTGCCTTTGTCACTAATGGACTGGCTAAAACTAGCTTAGATGATGATAATGAGGTTTGTACTGTCCATATTCataatttcaaactatttaCGAAAATAGGATTACTTTAGCATTTTGCTTGTACTCTGCTAAAACTCCATGTAAAAAACATTCCTGACATCGCATGCTATGCATATTTTCGTCGTCAATAAGTTTGTCTTTGTTTCTGAATATGCATTTTATTGGGAACTTAGTATTGTGTATGAGTTTAAGGCGACCTGTGTTTATGTAAATACTTTCGGCGATTATTTCGAAAACACTAATAGGTTCTCCATTTACCGTTACGTCTATCTGAAAGTACTCTAATCTTTATGCatcacattaaaaataatattcaaagtttgtattaaaagattttacataggtacatagttAAAATCACGCTATtgtcccataggggtaggtcaGAGAAcgaaaagttttaataaaatccttTTGGTTTGTTGTAGGTATCACTGGACCTAATGCAGCCTGGCGAGGACACGCCGCGGTACACACTGTACGTGGTTGACCAGAAACGATCACAAGCCATCAACAAGTATGCTGTCTTCATTGTACCTCAAGGAAGGTAAGTGATATCAGGCCGAAttaacaatataacatttaaagaataatgcctggtttctgaagtacgtttagcggtagtttatctattcaaagtGTCATATTGagcttaaatgctattgaatagctAACTAAATGTACgtcagaaaccaggcataagTGAGGTACTATAGTTTTTATGTCATTGAATGATGGGGTCAAATAacactgaataaatatttatttgaataacataTATTTTGGGTTACTGACTTTGTATAACAATGCACGACACAAAAATTCGACGTAATCTTCAAATATTACACAATCATGTACCCACACATAGTTTGCCTTCGGTTTGTCATATTTTAGACTTAAGTATTCGCCATGTTGATACTTGTAATTACTTAAGTTGGTAGTCGAAAAGCCACCAGGACTTCGCGAATATTCCCTGTACTCGCTTACTAGTATATTATCTAATTCCAAACAAACAGCACAAATCTaataaaaaccataaaaataataaacattcgtTCTAAGTTTACACGATGTATGTAGttgtgcaaataaaaataaagctacCACAATACACTATAGATATAGTGCAGAAGTGTTAAAATAGCGTGCGCACGCAAACAACGCCCACGCGCTTACGCCTTGTTGATACTGAGGATGTTATACATGGACTCTGCAACAATCCGTCtgtatatcaataatattagaGATATTTAATGTGAACTTATCTCTTAAGGCCTATTCAGACACAAGCGTTATCCGCTAGTGGTATCGGCGGTAGCGAAAACCGGGAACCGGCCACACAAAAACGGGTTCTTCTAATCCAGTGGtgcccaaccagtggtccgtggaagtcaaaatatggtccgcgaattactgtaaaattaaacattttcaggatgactattacactttatttttaatatacttacgaAGTGGTCAATGCTAGCAAGAATAATATTAAGGTGCCAATACACAGAACCACCAGTTACTATAGTAACTAGTGGGTCACGGGACTCCTAGTGGAATCGGTATTTCAATCATGCTCACTGAATTTTCTGTCCGAAATTCAGTGGTTCTGTCTGCTATCCACCGTGGATAACGTTTAAGTCTGATTTTGTGTAGGTAAGTctttataacatcacgtttATAAATTTGATCTTTAAAAATTCTTAATGCCcttttagtagtatttttttaacgagGGAGGATTTGGGCCGCcaccaccacgctggccaagtgcgagttggggattTTGTATGCCCTTAAGAATATGTTTAAcaaacttttaggcatgcaaagtttcatcacgatgtttttctccACCGTTGGATCAAGTGACAATAGCATCTAATTCACACAACTtttaaaagtcattgatgtgtttcTTGTCAAttacttgcgtaggaggtggcAACTTATACCACTATCACCTATGATTGGTTGATGATTtcagtattataaaaaataatgttttaaatacaagATATTCTTGAGCGAATCCGTATGCAATGGCTAGTGTTATAAAAGCAGGAGCGTCTGGATTGTGCATGTTGTCGACGCACCCCGCTGTTTACTGACCCGTAAACTTGCCCGGCTTTCAATACGGACAGACGTGCAgtgttacttttattatattattacaattttaatattttttcacaaaaatatatttaataaaattataaagtaaggAAAGAACGGTAAAATTATTTGTCGTgtgttttgagttttaaaaaGGTAGGTGAATGAGGATGAAAATTcatttagttaataataaaattaatgataaaaaaattgtgaattaaattagatacaaaaatatttagtgcGTAAAACGAATTCGGTAAGTACTCGTACTGAATACTACTACTTAAATTATGTTGTTGATAATGgcagatttttttacaataaaataattaaaaatataattacgaatATATCTTATCAGAAACAGAGGAGCATATAACTATTTTTCAACCCGCAAATGAAAAGATAGTCCTCACTAAGAATTTCTAAAGCGTGTTTAACATTCTAGAAATAATGTGAACCTAGATTTTCTCAAGTGCTGTTACTCAAATAGGTCGGGTCAGGTATCCACGTGAGTGTTATCATAAACGAACTAAAAACAGCGTACAGACTTTAAACtggaacattattttaatactagcttctgtccgcgacttcgtccgcgtgaataGATTTCCTTGAGTTAAGAGAATCCTATGTATTAATCCtagttatccatactaatattataaagctgaagagtttgtttgaacgcgctaatctcaagaactactggtccgatttgaaaaaatatttcagtgttaaatagcccatttatcgcggaaggcttataggctgtatatcatcattctaggaccaataggagcagagtacctaccagtaaaaaatgttacaaaaacggggaaaattatgaccaattgtcttttatgtgacgcaagcgaagttgcgcgggtcataaGCTATAAGTGTACCAAAtctcattaaaatccgtccagtagttttgttttaattctctggtctctgcctacccctatgggtgattttaattatgtatgtatggtaggttttttgtgaaagagtatCTAACGTACTTACATccttccttacaaactttcgcgtttataataatagtaggatttatatttttatccagCCGCGCGTTTTAAAATTAGCGTCCGTTGATGTTTTCATGTCGTTTGAcgataaaattagtaaaaaattaGAACTTTTAGAAAACAGCTTTTAGTGAGATTTACTCATGACTTTtgataattgttattgtataatgTTGTAAAGAAAAGTGCGACATGACAGTTCAAATTgccttgtttttataaaaccaataaattgGTCGTGCGACcgatatacttacataataatatttttaaatgttgccttacttaaaaaaaagtgaaatagaGAGAGTGAAAAAAGTTCGGAAAAATGCTATTGGTCTTCTCTAATTTATatgagaatatttcttaatagtagcggAGTGTGGTAACGTGCTCGATAAATGGCAATTGGCTTTCCCCCTCaggggactaacattgttaaatgCGAAACTAGGGTATTTTCCTTACACCTCTGCCTTATACCttagggtataacaggcgtgataatatgtaaGAGATCGCTTTTGCATCGCTGAAAAATACGGGTGatgttgtttttcaaaaaaatattttgttctgagtgcaaacatacttaattttattagaatgaTATTAACCCAAATTCCTactaaatagtataaataagagtaaataaataacctcGTCACTGGCAGGTGTGAATCCATATATCAAACTAATCATAAACTGTTTATGATGAGCTGGAGCGCTGAGCTGTTTGTCTATGTCACTTTAATATACCTGCTTCAATCATTTTAATGGCTGACGTGCGACACTCCTGGATAAACTAGATAATATTTTGCGAGggattaattagtttattaattaggtaatctaatatataaaattctcgcgtcacagttttcgttgccatactcctccgaaacggcttgaccgattctcatgaaattttgtgagcatattgagtaggtagGTCTGAGAaacggccaacatctatttttcataccgctaggtgacactttttttatttaggtatatggcataacaacgtttgccggttcagctagttgtattatataataatttaagactGAACAGACTGGCTGCGAACACACAATTTTGATGcttcttaaaaaaaagtagatttttttacgtttaaagAAAGCTACGAAGTATAAATTCTTGTGATTCGAAAGTAATTTCAAAACGTGTGCAAAATTTTACTACCTTACTAGTTTCCAATGTGTAACCGATCTTTAGTTGATATAGTTTCGAAAGTTAAAACTTTTATAGAGAAATGCTCAAATATTCATTTCGTATGGCAATCGAACCAAGAACCACCAAAGCGTAACGATCATGATTTGATATCAATATTATGCCAACTAAATGAATAGGAAAGTGATTATGATCtacaaatgataatatttttgcacCCATAATAAGGAGTGATAAACAAGTTATTCGTTGATTctgataaaagttgtattttgagttacaacAACATTATTAATGCGATATTATGTACTATTGTAAGATAATTATGACAAATGACTCCTGCAATTATGTAGTCAACTTTCTAGAATTTTGGCACACAATGATATATGCAAGTGTTCACACctcttactatttttaaatgtgtCCATTAACAAAACGTATAAACAGACACGCCTACGAACTTCAGTTATATTGGTACACTTGTTGATCAACATTCTCAAGCGATGAACTCGCAATATTTacgtcaaaaatgtttttttataacttgtttttaGGAAGGTgttatgaaaacatattttgaattTCGAGTTGCGTAGTTCAGAATTTACGGGAATTTTTATATTGTCCAATAGTGTATTTTGTCctgatttttgaaaaacaatttttatgttattttagaCTGACCAGTTGTTGTATTTTTACCCAAAAAACAGCAACACTCGTGATGGGCAAAcaaagaaataagtatattttaactgtttatatgtttgtttgtccaTCATCCCTCGTATGTGGCTATCTTCCAATTGGTGTCACAGGATTTTACGAAATATGTTCTTGTTTTTGTACGGTGATCgtaaatcttttttattaagtCGTTTGGAACGCAATTTCCTTGAATAACTCGGAGTTGCGAATTTTCTTAAAGAATGTACGATAGCATCATTTAAACGAAATCAGTAATATAAAACCATATACTGTTGTAAGTACAGGGTTGGAATCCCAGTCGAAAAAACTCTTAAAATTACTTTCAAGTATTCGTTTCGAGctatgtcataattttttttcttcatatgaaaacaactctcgcactaaaaaTAAGCCATTCATCACAACACCATAACAAACGTATAAGCTATTTATAGATCGGGAATCGAACTCCCAACACCTAATATAGAACATTAACTGGCGTGTGACCATCTTTGCTTCTATATCTTAACGCGAAAAACATCGTCAGTCTTTACTTTTGCACATAAAgtgtaaataaagtaactatttCAAAAGTTTCTTCTCTCCTTTCCCAGAGAATCAGAGTGGTTATTCGGCACTCCTGCCGGTCGGCGACAGCTGCAGGATTCGGCGCGGTTCGGTCGGCTCGTGGTCGCCGTGTTACGACGAGGACACAAGTTCGAATCCCTTGACGCTGTGAAGGAGGAACTCGCACACGCCGCTAAGATGCTTATTCCGTATGGATTTATTGGACAGGTAAGGAAATGTTTGGGAAATTACATAACATTtgacataaattatttgattactgTCATATTGTGTTCCAAGTTGTTCTCTACTTGATACAGGGATAATCCGGATTGAGTATAgggttatttattttcaatactaTCTTCTAATCCCGATATATATGTACCTGCTACTCAATCTTGCCCGAATAAATGATAGGGTCTCCAGTTCAGCACTATCGGATATGAATTACGGATTTCAGTAATTGAGGTTGGACCTGGGTACTGTATGAGACCgcattttagaaatataaaaatgcacgATCTCCTGAAGCATTCCTGAGTTCCGCTTCTATTTTTCAagcatgatattattatattatagaaaatatgtaGTAATACATTGTCCTGTCGTCTCCATTTCAGATCCCATTCTTATCACTGGGTAGTGACGTGGGTCGTCGTGTCAAAGTGTATGAAGGCGCGTCGCAGATGTCCGGCCCCTTCGTAGTGGAAGATGTAGACGTAGAGGGCGCTACACATAGGAGACTGGTCTTCTTGGACAACCAGTTCTTAGTGCAGTCTGAGGCTAAGTTGAAGACTGGTAGGTTTTGCTTGAAGATAGGAGTAgctaaaattttaagaaatagtAAAAACTTTCGGCTCTGAAATCATGTCATGACAAAATCGGTTGTTGTGCTTAGACAAAGAATTTCATTTCCTATTTAGACTGGATTTAATTTAGCCTAATAAACtgaatttgtatattattatgacagttTTGTACAGGCAGTTGGGAAAATAGTGTTTTCTTTCATTTAACTTACATCTTTTGTCTGAaatgatgagcacgagtatttgttctgagcctggatgtaaatgtatctatataagtatgtatttagaaatatataagtatgtttatcagttatttggttaccatagtacaagctctgcttagtttggaatcaaatgaccgtgtgtgagttgtccaataatatttattttatttatttatttaaataagagagTATTTCATACTTTCAAAACTAGCAGGTGACACTTATTTCCGTTCctcatttatatttgaaaattcaGATCTTGATATATAAACTTGACTCCAAAACCTGGCAGTGTGGAAttttacctaataatattttttcaaatcattactttcatatttatgtattctCATTTCCagtgaaaagaaaaaacaaaaccaaactAGTAGTGGACTTCGGGCACATATCCTTATACCATTCATTCATGTGTGTTGGGGCTCAGCTCTCTCACACTCCTGCCTCAAGCATAGCGGTCCTCGGCCTCGGCGGCGGCAGTCTGTGCATGTTCCTGAGGAAGTGCTACGATGACTTGAAGGTCACAGCCGTGGACCTCGACCCTGCCATGCTGGAGATAGCGAGAGACCACTTCGAGTTGCAGACTGATGAGCATTTGGAAGTACAGATTAAAGATGGGCTGGATTTTTTGAAGGATGAGGTTAAGAAAGGTGGgtagtttgatatttataaatatttaggggGTTTTTTAAGTAGGTTATGTGGTTAGTTGGTATATATTCTGTCATTCGGCTGAATTTGACCagaatcggttcagtagtttagtcgtCAGCGTGatagatatatttatgaatGCAAGCACAGCGGTCCTTGGCTGAGGCGGGGGCAGTCTGTGCCCGTGCATGTTTCATAATTTAGTTAACCATTTccgtaaaaatgtaatttttttacaatacaatacatttacaaaattatctcTCTCCATGTTTCAGGTAACAAATACTCGTGCGTGATGTTCGACATGGACAGTAAAGACCGCAGCGTGGGGCTCTCGTGTCCGCCGCGACAGTTCCTAGAGAACCATGTACTAGATGACGTCAGCAATGTACTGGCTGAAAATGGTGAGTGACATTTGAAGATTGCAACTAATACAGTAAAGTTGTGTATAGTCTATGTTATAGTGTTGTTGGTGTTCGTTTTGAGAGCCAATGAGCCATACAGACATTTTCTTCATTAAAAGTttctttggctgttacttttgatgaagaaattgACCAAAAGACAGGACACAATATTTGGTTTTTCAGTGTatcgttaaattaaattatttcccGAATTAGACACACGCACGTTTCAATCCCCTGTGATGGTAAACACTATGTCTGCAAATGCTAAGGGGGTGTCTGTAATATAAACCTAAACAGAATATAagtagaagattttttcttctAATTCATACCaagtagttaataataatactttgtcATAACCTGACATCAGATTTCCACctcctattttgttttaaattttgaacaattgttctgaaatattttaaaatacttactccTTACCTTTCAGGCCACTTCATCCTAAACTTAGTCTGCCGCGACACGGAGCTCCACTCATCAATTCTCGACACGTTAAAACGTCACTTCAAGCACCTCACTACAGTGAAACTGTACGAGGAAGTGAACGAGATAGTATTCGCTACCAACAGTGATAAAATGTACGATAATGAAGACTTTGATAAGGCAGTCAGAGAGTTGAATGCTAACGCTAGGCAGAAGAAACTGGTGAACGTTAGGTGTGTGGATCTGAAGGACTTTATGCAATCCGTTAGTATCGTGTCGTAGTATTGAAGCGAAAGTATGTTTTATAGTAGGTTTAGGTcatcatatcgtatggttagtggtcaacctagtgtcaaagttgttcaagccgctcgaaggcttTTGATGTAGCTAatgactgttatttttatagacaacaaccgactgacattttacgtgctctctTACGTGCACGGAGATGGATCGGAGAGCACGCAAAATTCGTCGGTTCTGCGTCTGACATattactggtcgtgtcggtttagccgtcccaccggactatgagagtaaggcacagttggctggttcaATGAAAATGGCCGCCGTAGCCGGGTTTCGGCCAGGAGGGCATTAATGTTTATAGTACTGTGAAAGTTATTTGTGTGAATCTGCattgtatgttttattactaGTCTTTTATGGTATGGTGTAGATGataagctattttttttctaacgTCTTGGCACCTAAGCCTGTATTTTTCTAGCCGCACCTGTATCAAATATTCCGTAATACTCTATGGAATACGGTAATATGTTATTCGATTTCTGCAAATTTTCAAACTATGACTTGTCTGAAGGAACGAGTTATGAGTATGCATGAATATGTAGTGATAGCCTATTATTTGAATAAGCTTATGTAAActtgttaattttcttttatttgttatgaagtgtgaataatttaaaatggcctgtttaatttgtatgtattgttGAATGGAATACATAACTGTCCTTCTAGAGGCTTGGTCCTCTCTCGTATTGGGAAACTTAGACCGGAGTCTATCACAGTGGCTATATACTTGAGTTTAGTTTTCCAATGAAAATGTTGTGAGTATGTACTAGatataatgttgatttttaaatatataataaggaACTACTTGTTTGCTAAACATTGTAGACTATACTTACTGATACCTAATTGTagaaatatgtagttttaagtCACAGAAATATAATTCACAAGCAATAAACTGTACCTAATCAAGTAATATATCTGagattcatatatttttcaccAATTCCTACAGATATAAGTATAACTGCTTagagttttttatatacttactattcTGTGATAGGAAAAGGCagataaattatacattataaggtattataaatgaaacgaaagaataaaattaatgcatttaatgCCGTTTCTTTGTTTACCGATCGCTCCCCTCGAGACTAGCACTCGTCCGTTCAATTTCTCATTATTGTCGCCACCATCAAACGCACCACAAGCAAACATCACTGcatcaaatcaaaatttaacaCGCTAACAATTAGGCTCCCTAATTTATCACAATTGGCACCTATGAGGTCTACTAACaacaaatatacaataatttaaacattaatattcgcaatgaaataaattacaaatagcGACGCGCTTAATACTTTAAGCGGAGATACACGACActtgaattataaatattgtccTCAAAACACTTTCTTCAGAATATTCTTCAGACTTTTCTTTTTCTTGCTACCACCGTTCTCTTCCGGTTGGCCGTTCTGCGAGATCTCTGTGGAGTCAGACCACAGGCTCCCCGTGGGGGACTCTGAAGACGCTTTCTTGTTAACGTTCCCGTTGAACACGGGCTCGGACGTCCTGACCACGGGACTGGGCGTGCTCCGGCTGCTCTGTCGACTCAGCGTCCGCAGGAAGGCCGGCGACGACAGCCGCCGCGTCTTCATCGTCTTGGTCTTCAAGCTGTTGAAGAAAGAGCCGTTTGTCTTCGGGAAGTCACGTTTTGGAGGGATGGTGACTTCACTCTCGTTGAACTCCTTAGGCTCGGGCACGGGAGCGTAGAACTCCTCCTCGTCGAGTGGTATGGGGTTCTCTTGTAACTTCCCGATGCTGTCTTGTCGAGACCAGTCCTTGGGAGGCTCCACCTCTCCTGTTCTGTGTACGATAGAAGTCTTTCTTCTTCTATTCTTGCGAGCGACTTGCCACTCGCCGCTGTCCTCCTCTCTGCTCATCTCTTCAGTGGACTGCCGCGCTATTTGCAGCGCT of the Anticarsia gemmatalis isolate Benzon Research Colony breed Stoneville strain chromosome 3, ilAntGemm2 primary, whole genome shotgun sequence genome contains:
- the LOC142987187 gene encoding eEF1A lysine and N-terminal methyltransferase homolog; the encoded protein is MNLLPKSHKEFSEKDYWNKFFKKRGNKAFEWYGEYLELCGQLHKYIKQKDAILITGCGNSSLSADLYDVGYQNITNIDVSEVVIKQMNSINAHRTSMKFLCMDALKTTFNNDEFNVVLDKGTLDALMPDDAEETKQTIDKYFSEIKRVLKLGGRFVCISLLQSHILSKLLETFCDKSWMFRVVRCHEAEEKNAENTDGPTLPVFVVVATKFKEMPQQILEVCMAGDKMVRLQTPEEVKSYVKSAQDTAFVTNGLAKTSLDDDNEVSLDLMQPGEDTPRYTLYVVDQKRSQAINKYAVFIVPQGRESEWLFGTPAGRRQLQDSARFGRLVVAVLRRGHKFESLDAVKEELAHAAKMLIPYGFIGQIPFLSLGSDVGRRVKVYEGASQMSGPFVVEDVDVEGATHRRLVFLDNQFLVQSEAKLKTVKRKNKTKLVVDFGHISLYHSFMCVGAQLSHTPASSIAVLGLGGGSLCMFLRKCYDDLKVTAVDLDPAMLEIARDHFELQTDEHLEVQIKDGLDFLKDEVKKGNKYSCVMFDMDSKDRSVGLSCPPRQFLENHVLDDVSNVLAENGHFILNLVCRDTELHSSILDTLKRHFKHLTTVKLYEEVNEIVFATNSDKMYDNEDFDKAVRELNANARQKKLVNVRCVDLKDFMQSVSIVS